One Hermetia illucens chromosome 4, iHerIll2.2.curated.20191125, whole genome shotgun sequence DNA segment encodes these proteins:
- the LOC119655151 gene encoding uncharacterized protein LOC119655151 — translation MSEPTAPPITSPPRRCQDHPCLPPGFILPQSSESCKNTPNIGRKLEHSLHHNLFKSGSHSAHNSPLPHRRLDKLEGVIRDKPSPLTGRRHIDSDDCSSSIEPSPIFPRKCNTTSLGCSCPHGNHIDQNSPNCSRRHTDGSNTLKSPENVADSPRRRVESDCSCMRKSHPGRSNFKAGRPECHCSATPKAKRKDLFSSPAKSVLGEPGVFSSPIHRPTEHSSYAGFGSPAKSVIGEPGVFASPVRSICASPSPCEDKLAVTDDDVAEQPQPDQTVVSGWLKFRDNKRWKIRWGVVTKLSPAAGK, via the coding sequence ATGTCTGAGCCAACAGCACCACCGATCACCTCACCACCGCGACGTTGCCAAGATCATCCATGTCTTCCTCCAGGCTTTATCCTGCCACAGTCATCAGAGTCTTGTAAAAACACACCGAATATAGGGCGTAAGCTAGAACACTCCTTGCACCACAATCTCTTCAAATCGGGTAGTCACAGCGCGCACAATTCACCATTGCCGCACAGACGCCTCGACAAATTGGAGGGTGTCATTCGGGATAAACCCTCGCCACTAACAGGTCGTCGTCATATCGATTCCGATGATTGTAGTAGCTCAATTGAGCCATCACCCATCTTTCCTCGAAAATGCAATACCACCAGCCTGGGATGTTCATGCCCCCACGGGAATCACATTGACCAAAATAGCCCCAATTGCAGTCGACGACATACAGATGGGTCTAACACGTTGAAATCACCTGAAAATGTGGCAGACTCTCCGAGGCGAAGAGTTGAGTCAGATTGCAGTTGCATGCGAAAAAGCCACCCGGGGAGAAGCAATTTCAAAGCAGGACGACCGGAATGTCATTGCTCCGCAACCCCGAAAGCGAAACGCAAAGActtgtttagttcgcctgcAAAAAGTGTTCTTGGTGAACCAGGTGTGTTTAGTTCACCTATCCATCGACCGACTGAACATAGTAGTTACGCGGGTTTTGGTAGTCCTGCGAAAAGTGTAATTGGAGAACCGGGAGTGTTTGCTTCGCCTGTGCGTAGTATTTGTGCTAGTCCTAGTCCTTGTGAAGACAAACTTGCTGTAACAGATGACGATGTTGCTGAGCAACCACAACCTGATCAAACAGTTGTTTCGGGTTGGTTGAAATTTCGGGACAACAAACGG